The Argopecten irradians isolate NY chromosome 6, Ai_NY, whole genome shotgun sequence genome has a window encoding:
- the LOC138325925 gene encoding uncharacterized protein: MYFLRTTNVHVSAGNTVKMFSLAVFLFICINCIHAQQGKEGEMPEFAPEEKFLDILPLTQENFTNLVLNTKDPWIIIFHDGTMSMAWKKMAVGARGIVWLGMIDKTKNDELISDMGYNLAKDGEARVYPYGSLQHKKKKWVSVKNPNDAKIAAIKSLPDETLKMKGKDIQDFLLECFSASPSRFPLILLTDTSDTPSLFKALALRFKKYFNFGKFVDATVEDFRSLGLSMEDDIFDLPAVLVLVPKKPRMIEEISFNAIEYRVDRMGAMNYPNVLQFLFAINNKYRYWLPGNDMSQVREVAEMEDVIDIENKRFDILFEGKKAKITQREEEKKKDNEKLSAELLQKGLKMMKEEL; encoded by the exons ATGTACTTCCTGCGAACTACTAACGTACATGTCTCGGCTGGTAATACAgtgaaaatgttttctctagCCGTTTTCCTTTTTATCTGTATAAATTGCATACATGCACAACAAGGAAAAGAAGGCGAAATGCCGGAATTTGCGCCAGAAGAGAAATTTTTGGACATTTTACCCCTAACACAGGAAAACTTCACCAATCTTGTTTTGAACACTAAAGATCCATGGATAATTATTTTCCATGACGGTACCATGTCCATGGCGTGGAAGAAGATGGCTGTCGGTGCAAGGGGTATCGTTTGGTTGGGAATGATAGATAAAACAAAGAACGATGAACTAATTTCTGATATG GGTTATAACCTTGCCAAAGATGGAGAAGCACGAGTATATCCTTATGGGAGTCTTCAACACAAGAAAAAGAAGTGGGTGTCTGTTAAAAATCCTAATGATGCTAAGATCGCCGCCATTAAGTCATTACCAGATGAAACATTAAAGATGAAGGGCAAGGATATACAGGATTTCCTTCTGGAATGTTTCTCTGCTTCACCATCCCGCTTCCCTCTAATCTTACTTACAG ATACTTCCGACACACCATCCTTGTTCAAAGCTCTTGCATTGAGATTCAAGAAATATTTCAACTTTGGGAAATTTGTGGACGCAACTGTGGAGGACTTTAGATCCCTTGGATTAAGTATGGAAGACGATATATTTGATCTGCCTGCTGTTTTGGTTCTAGTCCCAAAGAAGCCCAGGATGATTGAGGAGATTTCGTTTAATGCGATAGAGTACCGTGTTGATAGAATGGGCGCCATGAACTATCCAAATGTTCTCCAGTTCCTATTCGCTATAAACAACAAGTATCGGTACTGGTTACCTGGCAATGATATGTCTCAAGTCAGGGAAGTCGCAGAAATGGAAGACGTAAttgatatagaaaataaaagatttgaTATCTTGTTTGAGGGTAAGAAAGCAAAAATCACTCAAAGAGAGGAGGAAAAAAAGAAAGACAACGAAAAATTGTCTGCAGAACTACTTCAGAAGGGGCTAAAAATGATGAAAGAAGAATTATAG
- the LOC138326360 gene encoding uncharacterized protein — protein MPNTKVTKRKPGMACPLCFARFGTQEAWETHLIMCGKETREKKQFECPHCDFATARQILLNRHVARRHGPSPKDDTGDDSDWLRTDPGSLPQFTGAVSGTDHESRDLEIGRTFSKPTRPMPVSAPKRCKTNEGGGFLPKESLISLLSPAVLGEKDTFCSSKGSVASVSAPAEPTQDGTRGTVDKCMESQGDRRSISTQTTAQPRRRTNKVTTTKFVDGMQIVSEAITEWDEYVD, from the coding sequence ATGCCAAACACCAAGGTTACAAAGAGGAAACCTGGCATGGCCTGTCCACTGTGCTTCGCAAGGTTTGGAACACAGGAGGCTTGGGAAACTCATCTGATAATGTGCGGGAAAGAGACCAGGGAGAAGAAGCAGTTTGAGTGCCCACACTGTGACTTCGCCACCGCAAGACAGATCCTGTTAAACCGACATGTGGCACGGAGGCACGGTCCCTCGCCAAAGGACGACACAGGAGATGATAGTGATTGGCTCCGGACGGATCCAGGTTCCTTGCCGCAGTTCACGGGTGCTGTAAGTGGAACTGATCATGAGTCAAGGGATCTTGAGATTGGTAGGACTTTCTCGAAGCCCACGCGTCCCATGCCTGTGTCGGCTCCTAAACGCTGCAAAACCAATGAAGGGGGCGGTTTCTTGCCGAAGGAATCGTTGATTTCTCTCCTCAGTCCGGCTGTGTTAGGGGAAAAGGATACATTTTGTAGCAGTAAGGGATCGGTAGCATCGGTGTCCGCTCCCGCTGAACCTACACAGGATGGTACCAGGGGTACTGTGGATAAGTGTATGGAAAGCCAGGGTGATCGACGAAGCATCAGTACTCAGACAACTGCTCAGCCTCGTAGAAGGACCAACAAGGTTACCACCACCAAGTTTGTGGACGGAATGCAGATTGTGTCAGAGGCAATCACCGAGTGGGACGAGTACGTCGACTAA